The window CCGCCGTGGACCGCCTCCGGACGTGCCTGCTGCCGTGGAGCTACGTGGAGATCCGGCGGCACAGGAGGTGCACCTGGGTGCACCACGTGGACGCGGTCACCGCGCTCGCGGTGTCCCCGGACGGCGCGCTCCTCTACTCCGCGTCGTGGGACCGGAGCATCAAGGTGTGGAGCCTGCCCGGCTTCCGGTGCGTGGAGTCcatcgcggcggcgcacgacgaCGCCATCAACGCGCTCGCGGTCTCCCCCGACGGGCGCGTGTACACGGGCTCGGCCGACAAGAAGATCAAGGCGTGGACCCGCGGCCCCGGGCAGAGGAAGCACGCGCTGGTCGGCACGATGGAGCGCCACAGGTCGGCGGTGAACGCGCTCGCTCTCGGAGCCAACGGCAAGGTGCTCTACTCCGGCGCGTGCGACCGCTCCGTTGTCGTCTGGgagagcgccggcggcggcgacggcggcatggAGGCCACGGGCACGCTCAGAGGGCACGCGAGAGCGATACTTtgcctggcggcggccggcgagctggTGTGCAGCGGCTCGGCGGACAGGACGGTCAGGGTGTGGAGGAGGGGAGGTGCGGAGAACAACGGCTACACTTGCCTCGCCGTCATGGAAAGCCATGGCGCGGCCGTGAAGAGCCTGGCATTGGTGCGCGGCGGACGCGACGACGATGGATCGTGCTCGTCGGAGGGATCTTCTGCCCTCGTTTGCAGCGGAGCCCTGGATGGAGATGTGAAGATCTGGAGCGTGTTTATTCCATGTTTGTAGCTAGTTCGTGTTCGTTGTCCTCTGTGGACGGTTATTGTAAATTCTGTCCACGTCTCTTAAGGATGATGCACCACCACCAATTCTCCTCACGATCTACCTACGACCATACATTTTTTAAGACCATTTTTTAGTcatatttttggttttttcagTAACAAACATGAAACATCATGCCGTCACCTACGGGTAGCCTGTTTCTCACATCGTTCATCTCCACTAAATAAGCTCTCTCTCGGACAACAGCCGTCTGTCTCCCCCTTTCCCTGCCAAGTGCCAACCTCGTCTTTAATAAGCTTCTTCAGCAATCTCTCGATCGTCAAAACGGAACATGCATGCGACGCGCCTTCGCACAAACCTATGGCCCTTGGCTGGAGTCAGGCGTACGTGTTATCCGGCTTTACGACTTACGTGCGTTGGCGCTCATGCTGGGTCGTCGATCGTGCAAGTGTTGGCGTCCTTCGCTCCTCTCGTGTCTAACTCTATTATTACCCGTAGACGTAGCCGTAGGGCCACACTTACCGATCCAATTAAACGAGACTATGATGAGAATATAGTACATGTAGATGTAGCCATGTACAATGACACGGAGAAGACATGGGCCAGCCCGGGAGCAAGAAACGAACGCCGTCGTTCTCTCTCCGTGTCTTCACATCTCGCAACAGGAGTATTGCTTTCTCAAACCGACAGGCGACCGCCGAACAGACAAGTCGCCGTGGTTGCGAGCAACAAGCCGAGTCCAGCTTGCGAACGCTTCTTGGGCCAACTGTCATGGTATACACACGAACCTACCGGACGAGTTGGCCCAAAACGGCAATGTGAACGAAGATAGGAAAAAggtatactttgactccctcaactatctcCCGAATATGATTCATGACCACCAACcataaaaccgggtatatcgaCTCTTCCAACCATCAAAATCGGTGCAAACAACaaccctcggtggttttggctgacgtggcgcccaCGTGGTGGTTTTGACCGGGTCTTTGCGCTTACGTGGCACTagattaaaaacaaaaataaaaaatatgtgggacccacatgtcatcctccctccccttcttcctccccttctctctctctccctcccttatctctctttcTCAGGACTCAGGAGCGGCAGCGGTAGCGGTGGCCGATGGGGACGAGGCGgaggggagcggtggcggcggggagcgacagcggcggcggtcgggagcggcgaggtggcggccgtTGACGAACATCTGGGGGAGGGTCACGTGGCGGCGTTGGgggaggagcgcggcgagctCCAGGAGGAAGGCCGAGTCCATGGAGAGGTCCCGCTCGTCGATGGCGGCGCGGAGCCCCCACAGGATGGTGCGCACGGCGTGGTAGTCCTCGTAGGTCCCACGGAGCGACATGTAGTAGAGCAACACCCGCGGCCCCTCGCCATCACCAGGCTTGCTCCAGATGGCGGCCGCCGCTTGCGGCTGCTACCCTGCGGGTTGGAGGTTGTGGAGGACGCGCAGCGCGCACGCGGTGACGCGGATGCGGTGGAAGAcgtgcggcggcgacagggagaGGGAGGACAACGCGGCATGCGGTGGGTGGTGGGCGCCCTTTGGGACGAGGAGGGACTGGAGGTCCTTGACCCGTCCCCGCTCCtgaccgcctccaccgccgctcctcaccgccaccgccaccgccgccgccgctctcccccACGCTCTGGCCAAGAGAAAGGCctagaggggagagagagataagggagagagagagggggaggaagaaggaaaggagagggagaatgacatgtgggtcccactatattttttttgtgtgaatgtgttgacgaaaaaaattgaacacaccggcctgggagatctgcttaactcctctgcaggtccaaagattgatgagatgcgggcgtgccagtcagtttgatcttgcaactgacaagatatgtaaacagcagacaaaatagccgatcggctgacaagccgatgtagtgattccagccgatgccgataccagccaatagcgatagggtttaagcaatcggctatatgtccaatgtagatgatgatataaaggcaatcggctgatgtaataaaataacaatataatcgagtagaaaccaatcggctagaaacaatatataataagcactgatccaaaggttaaagcatacatcggctggaggtccgatgtcataaaatccacaagattatattaaacaattaaatcttattgcgatcggctaaatccaatatgtatgcaatccttgtaagccgatgcaacgtccagataactcatcggctgaaaccccgatgaaacccttattggcaatcaagaaacAGGTTGGAGAtaatggttctaagcacgacttagtagatcaaacttaactgatgcagcactaagtatgaaaagaaacataatatctagacaattaagccgttgactgattttaagggtggtagatgcctaggctaatctaatctagcaagacgatttagccgataccggcagaaaccctaaagcgagagacagccgatagagctaaattgagatgctaggactagattaacatagacatatgataaatagctaGGCAAATATATTATCCAAACCAGAGTAATCGAAGAGGTCGAATGTCCTGATGCAGTCTTGAACGAtgccgacgtaaacgatacaattgtctggaccggcggaacattggacttaccccttagctggagatcgaacaccgatgcagccccacgtcaggtgccaagtcccgccgaacgataaaataaagtagaaaaggtaaaaggtggcgatgcgccgaattgtattgatcgtagcgatagattacatagaccccgggtatacatatttatacctatgggttgatacaagtccttgtcggacaa of the Oryza sativa Japonica Group chromosome 2, ASM3414082v1 genome contains:
- the LOC4330682 gene encoding protein JINGUBANG: MKSSSGEQEGSQIQHEAAEGSMLSGAMSLASQPSLRSLPSLDVHDLNTSPSLHQFIATIKGHSSASAYVSALAVDGDSLYIASSDGSIRLWALDGARRSQEEQQQDDGCSSSSSSTTVADTDSSVKSLLATGNGGLLLSSHQDGKIRAWRAGSRRRDGETRPQLVLRAVLPTAVDRLRTCLLPWSYVEIRRHRRCTWVHHVDAVTALAVSPDGALLYSASWDRSIKVWSLPGFRCVESIAAAHDDAINALAVSPDGRVYTGSADKKIKAWTRGPGQRKHALVGTMERHRSAVNALALGANGKVLYSGACDRSVVVWESAGGGDGGMEATGTLRGHARAILCLAAAGELVCSGSADRTVRVWRRGGAENNGYTCLAVMESHGAAVKSLALVRGGRDDDGSCSSEGSSALVCSGALDGDVKIWSVFIPCL